The Haloprofundus salinisoli sequence CACCTCCTCGCCGTGGGCGAGGACAGCGTCGGCGATGACCTCCAGGTCGTCGGCCGACAGCGCCGGGTGGACCGGCAGCGAGAGCGCTTCTGTGGCGGCCGTCTCCGCGTTCGGTGCCGTGTGACCGAGGTCCGCGTACGGTTGCTGCTGGTGAATCGGGACCGGGTAGTAGATGCCGGAGCCGACGCCGTGGTCGTCCAGCGTCTCCTGCAGCCCGTCTCGGTCGTCGGTCCGGACGGTGTACTGGTGGAAGGAGTGCTCGTACCCGTCGGGCGTGTACGGCGTGGTCACCGACGACTCCTCGAGCAGCACGTTGAGGCGGGCGGCGTTCTGCTGGCGCGCTTCGACGAAGCGGGGCAGTTTCTCCAGTTGCGCCCGTCCGATGGCCGCACCGAGGCTGGTCAGCCGGAAGTTGTGGCCGACGGAGACGTGCTCGTAGGAGGAGCTCCCGCCGTAGGCGTTCGAGCGTCCGTGGTTGATGTACTCGGCGACGCCCTCCGCGACGTCGCGGCGGTTCGTGACGACCATGCCGCCCTCGCCCGTCGTCATGTTCTTCGTCGGGTAGAAGGAGAAGCAAGCGGCGTCGCCGAAGGAGCCGACCGGTTGACCGTCGATTCTCGCGCCGTGCGCCTGCGCGGCGTCCTCGACGAGCGCGAACTCGTACTCGTCGGCGAGTTCGACGAACCGCGGCATCTCCGCCGGAAGGCCGTAGAGGTGGACCGCGAGCACCGCGTCGATCTCCTCGCCGTCGCGGAGCGCCGCCTCCAGCGCGTCGGGGTCGAGGTTGTACGTCTCGGGGTCGATGTCGAGAAACACCGGTTCGGCACCGGTGAGCCGAATCGCGTTCGCGCTCGCGATGAACGAAAACGGCGTCGTAGCGACGCGGTCTCCGGGGCCGACGTCGAGCGCCTCGAAGGCGGCGTGGAGCGCGGTCGTCCCGTTCGAGGTGGCGACGCCGTGGTCGGCGTCGCAGTAGGTGGCGAACTCCTCCTCGAAGTCGCGTACCTCGGGACCGTCCGCGAGATACCCGCTCTCGATTACGTCTGCGACGCGTTGCTGTTCCTCGGGGCCAAGTTCGGGGCTGGCGATTGGTATCATTCGAGTAAGTTACGTCCCTGAAGATTCTCCGGCAGGGCCCGGTGTTTCGCGGGTGCACCGACTGCGAGCGTTCGCGGCGGAACGTCTTCCGTAACGACTGCACCCGCGGCGACGAACGCTCCCTCACCGACGGTAACACCGGGAAGAATCGTTGCGTTCGCGCCGATGGAGACGTCGTCTTCCAACGTCGGGCCGGCGAGGTCGACCTCCTTACGAATCGGGTAGGGGTCGTTCGTCAGCGTCGCCGCGGGACCGACGAAGACGCGGTCTCCGATGGTGGTCCCAGTCGGGATGTACACGTTCGTCTGGAGGCTCACGTTCGAGCCGATCTCGGTCTGCCCGTCGATGACCGTGTTCGTGCCGACGAGCACGTCGTCGCCGAGCGTCGTGAGTTCCCGGATCAACGCGTTGTGACCCGTGTTGAGCCCGTCTCCGGCGACGACGTCCTGATAGATGATGGTGCCCGCACGTACGGTCGCACCCTCGCCCAACACAGTCGGTTCCGACGCGTTGCCGTGCGGGTGGCCCAAAACTGCGGTCTCGTGGACATCTGCGTCCGACCCGAGCTCGACAGGGGGCCCTTCGGCTGCGCGGCGTATCTCCTCCGTTTCGCCGTGTTTGTCTCTTTGTGTCATGAATGACGTAGTGTAACCTCGACCGGGCGTCAGTCTCCCAGTCCGTCCAGTTGCAACCCTCACCTGATGGTGTCGTAGCTTTGTTATTCACAGCCTGATGGGAGAGTATGTGCCAGTTTACCAATTTTCGCCACCTAGTCCTGTGCAATTATTCACAGACGATACGATAGAACGGAGCGGCAACCAAATTACAGCGAACGGCAACTACAGACCATCTGAACGTTAGCCAGCGGATAGTAAAGTGGGGATAGTGTGGATGAATAAGATATGTACTGCCAGCCCAGCCGAATCGTAGACGGAGTGAGCTCATGGCCTCACGCGAGGGATGACTAGCGCGCCGTCCGGTGGACTCACGCAGGGTGAGTTGTTCGACACGCTCTGCAACCAGCGTCGGCTCGGCATTATCCGTCACCTTCGGGCCAACGGCGGTGCCTCGGAGCTGAGTCCTCTCGTCGATCACGTCGCTGCCGCCGAAAACGACAAGCAACCAGACGAACTCGCCCGCGCGGAGCGCCGGCGCGTCTACATCTCGCTGTATCAGACGCATCTGCCGATGCTCGAAGAGCGCGGAATCATCGAGTGGGACCGTTCGGACAACGTCGTCTCGCTTCGGCCAAGCAGCAACGTCGAGAAGTATCTCGGGCACGGAGCCGAGAGTAAAGCTCCCTGGCACGTCGGATACCTTCTCGCGAGCGTCTTCGGGATGGGGCTGTTGCTGTTGCAGATACTTCGCATCGCACCGTTCGACGGATTCTCTCTCTCGTGGACTCTCGCTGTGGTGAGTGCTACCGTTCTCGGCGTCGTCGTCACCCGGTACGCGCTCGAACGGCCGCCACGGACACCGATAACACCCTGAGGCAAGAAGTTGTGAAGGCAGACAGTCGTGGAAAGACGCCTCCCGACGACGAGCAACGTTCGAAGGTCCGAACAGGACGCGATAGACATTTAGAATCGAAACGCCGACCGACGGCCGACAGGGTGCTCGTTCTCGACGCTCACTGTCGGTACGCGGTGACGGTGATTCGAAGCCTCGGAAGGCGGGGCGTCGACGTAGTCGCCGCCAGCCCGCTCCGCCGGTCAGCGGGGGCGATGTCGAAGTACGCCGCCGAGGAACGACAGTACCCCTCGCCTCAGCGAGATCGAGACGGGTTTCTCGCGTGGCTGGAGACGGAACTCCGAGAGGGCGACTATCGGATGGTCCTCCCCGTCGCGGAGGCGACCGTTCGGCCCGTGTCGGAGGCCCAGGAGCGGTTCGAGCCGTACGCGGTCGTTCCGTTGCTCCCGTACGAACGGCTGCTCGTCGCCCTCGACAAGTCGAAGACAATTCGCGTAGCCAAGACGGCGGGCATAGCGCACCCGAAAACGTTGTTTCTGGATTCGCCGGCGTACGACCGGGCGGTCGAGGAGCTCGGTCGACCGCTCGTCGTCAAAGCGCGGCAAGGCTCGTCCCGAGCCGGTGTGTTCGTCTGTAGGGACCAAGCGACGTTCGAGGAAGCGTTCGAAGCGGCTCACACGCCCTCCGGCGCGCCGCTCGTTCAAGAGTACGTTCCCGACGGCGGTGAGCGCGGCGTGTACACGGTGTACGGCTGTGACGGCGCGTTGCTCGGACTGACGATACAGCATCGCCTCCGTTCGAGTCACGACGACGGCGGTGCGAGCACGTATCGGGAGACCGTCGACGATCCGGAGTTACAACGGACGGCGAGGCAACTGTTAGAAGAGCTGGAGTGGCGAGGCGCTGCGATGGTCGAGTTCCGCGTCGACGCGCGAACCGGCGAACCGAAACTCATGGAGATAAACCCCCGGCTGTGGGGGAGCCTCGCTCTCACGGTCGAGGCCGGCGTCGACGTCCCGTATCTGCTGTATCGGACCGCGTGTTTCGGCGACGCGGAACCGACGTTGACGTACGACGCCGGCGTTCGGATGCGGTGGCTACTCGGCGACGTGATGCGAGTCACGAAAACGAGGGATCGACGCCGCGTGATGACGGAGTTTCTCTCCGACAGCGCCGACCGGACGGGGTACGACGTTCTCTCGCTCGACGACCCGTTACCGTTCTTCGGCAGCGTCGAGGCGGTACTCAGAAGCGCCTACTCGCGTGCAGAAGAGACGTTACCGGTTGCGATGCGGTAGCGACGAACCGAGTCGAAACCGCGGCAGACCGGGAGCGCCGTCCCACAACCAGAGCAGAAACGCCGTCCCGAGGAGACTCAGTTCT is a genomic window containing:
- a CDS encoding acyltransferase, with product MTQRDKHGETEEIRRAAEGPPVELGSDADVHETAVLGHPHGNASEPTVLGEGATVRAGTIIYQDVVAGDGLNTGHNALIRELTTLGDDVLVGTNTVIDGQTEIGSNVSLQTNVYIPTGTTIGDRVFVGPAATLTNDPYPIRKEVDLAGPTLEDDVSIGANATILPGVTVGEGAFVAAGAVVTEDVPPRTLAVGAPAKHRALPENLQGRNLLE
- a CDS encoding DUF7344 domain-containing protein, producing the protein MTSAPSGGLTQGELFDTLCNQRRLGIIRHLRANGGASELSPLVDHVAAAENDKQPDELARAERRRVYISLYQTHLPMLEERGIIEWDRSDNVVSLRPSSNVEKYLGHGAESKAPWHVGYLLASVFGMGLLLLQILRIAPFDGFSLSWTLAVVSATVLGVVVTRYALERPPRTPITP
- a CDS encoding DegT/DnrJ/EryC1/StrS family aminotransferase — encoded protein: MIPIASPELGPEEQQRVADVIESGYLADGPEVRDFEEEFATYCDADHGVATSNGTTALHAAFEALDVGPGDRVATTPFSFIASANAIRLTGAEPVFLDIDPETYNLDPDALEAALRDGEEIDAVLAVHLYGLPAEMPRFVELADEYEFALVEDAAQAHGARIDGQPVGSFGDAACFSFYPTKNMTTGEGGMVVTNRRDVAEGVAEYINHGRSNAYGGSSSYEHVSVGHNFRLTSLGAAIGRAQLEKLPRFVEARQQNAARLNVLLEESSVTTPYTPDGYEHSFHQYTVRTDDRDGLQETLDDHGVGSGIYYPVPIHQQQPYADLGHTAPNAETAATEALSLPVHPALSADDLEVIADAVLAHGEEVMA
- a CDS encoding ATP-grasp domain-containing protein, whose translation is MLVLDAHCRYAVTVIRSLGRRGVDVVAASPLRRSAGAMSKYAAEERQYPSPQRDRDGFLAWLETELREGDYRMVLPVAEATVRPVSEAQERFEPYAVVPLLPYERLLVALDKSKTIRVAKTAGIAHPKTLFLDSPAYDRAVEELGRPLVVKARQGSSRAGVFVCRDQATFEEAFEAAHTPSGAPLVQEYVPDGGERGVYTVYGCDGALLGLTIQHRLRSSHDDGGASTYRETVDDPELQRTARQLLEELEWRGAAMVEFRVDARTGEPKLMEINPRLWGSLALTVEAGVDVPYLLYRTACFGDAEPTLTYDAGVRMRWLLGDVMRVTKTRDRRRVMTEFLSDSADRTGYDVLSLDDPLPFFGSVEAVLRSAYSRAEETLPVAMR